The genome window GGCTAAACATGTTAATATGGAATACGCAAGCGCAATTGTTGACGAACACAAAACATAACTTATAGCCACTATTATCAAATAACTTAAAGTAAAAATTTCTTTGTAAGATGTTGTTAGGCTGGGTTCGACAAACTTTATGGCTATTAAGCAATAAATCGGAACGGCGTAAAACAAATACTGTGTTTTTTGCGGGTAGGCGTATGTAAAAAATATTCCACAGATATTTAAACCGACAAATATGAATGTAACCGCTGTATTGAAATAACTCCTGTCTATTATAAACATAAGTGCGAGTATGAACGACAGTCCCGTAGCGTATAGAATGATTCGTGTTATAATCAACCTGAGATCGTACAACGATGAAGTCAACGAATCTTTATTTTCAATTGATGATATTTCTTTCATCCAAATTGTCTGACCCATACCAATCCATATCAAAAAAAATTATTTTTAGTAGTCAGTTTATAACCGTACTAAAATATATTTTTTATAAACAAAGAGGAGAATATTTTGTGAAAAAGGTTTTATTTTTATCATTTTTATTGTCGATAGCGGCATTTTCCGAAAATTTTACGATTGATTTCACACGGATTGATCCTTTGGCTTCTGCGGTTTTGAGAGGGGTTGAAGAGGCGTTCTCAATTAACGAAAAAGGGCTTAACGCACTTGAGAAAGGAGATTTTGAGGAGGCGGAAGAGTGTTTTTTAAGGGCTGCCGATATGCTTCCGATTTACAGTGACGCAAAAAATAACCTCGGAGTTTTATATTACAGGACGCAGAGAGAAGAGGAAGCGCAGAAAATTTGGAAGCAAGTCGTACAAAAAGATCACGAATATGCGACCGCGTGGTATAACTTGGGACTTTATACTGTGAATTCGGGAGATTTTGCTAAAGCGGGGGAATATTTTTTGCGCGCGGCCAAAGAACAGCCGGATTTTTGGAGGGCGAAAATCCAAATTGCGCGGATAAATTTGGTTAATAATAAAAAAAACGAAGCGAAAAAATTAGCCGCCGCCGCGTATGCCAAAGCGCCGAACGTCGAGGAAATTTGGTCGCTTTATTCATACGTTTTGGCGCAAACCGGCGAAGCGGCAAAAGCGATAAAAATTCTTGAAAAAAAAGTTCCGTCCGCGGCTGCCGTTAAAATGCTAGGAGAAATTTATGCGGTAAGCGGCGACTATGTCAAAGCGAAAACATATTTTGAATCCCTCAAAATAAATTATTCGCCTTTGCGCGATTATTACGAGTCTCTTGCAGCGGTTTACAATGAACTAAAAATGTATAAAAAAACCGAAGAATTATTTAAGGAAGCCGAAAATATGGGCGATAAAATTTCGCTTTCGTTTTGGATTTCTTATACTTGGGCGCTTCACGAACAGGGGCAAAAAGACAGAGCGATTTCAATTTTGATGCAGAAATCCGTACAAAATCCCGACGACAAAGATTTGAAAGCAAAATTGATTTATGTTTTGATTAATGATAAAAAATTCGATGACGCTAAAGCTGTTTTGGATGAAATGGAAAAAGCGGACGATAAAAATTTCAGCATTCAATACCTAAAAGGATTTGCCGCATTGAACATATCGCAATACGAAGAAAGCAAAAAATCACTTGAAACGGCGCTTAAAATCTCGCCGAACGATAACGCCGCCAAAGGACTTTTAGCGTTTGTTCTGGTTAATTTAGGCGATACGAAAACCGCCGAGAAATTGTGGCGCGAAAGTGTAAAATCGGATACGCTTAACAATCAGTCGTTTATAAATCTTGCCGTACTTTACGAAAAAAAAAACATGTGCGACTCCGCTTTAATTTATTATAAAAAAGCGTTGAAAATCGCAGAAAATGCGGGCGTCAGAGTAAGTATTGGGAATATTTTCCTTGAAAAAAAACAATACGATTCGGCAATTGTGAATTATGCGCTTGCCCATGATTCTTCGGATTGGCGAACAAAGGCGCTTGCCGGCGAATATTTTGCAGCGATTGGGCTTAAAGATACTAATTTTGCCGACAAAGTAGCGGCGTTTATTTCAACGTCGGATACGGGCGATTATGTGATTCGCGTACTTTCGGATTACGCTTACAGAAAAGGCGATTTTGAGCAATCCGAAAAATTATCAAGAAGCATTTCGTCGCCGATCGCAGAGGATTATATTCGTTTAGGCTGGACTTATTTGGAACTCAAAAACACAAGAAGCGCAGAAATTGCGGCGGATTCCGCAAAATTTCTTAAGGCGAACGAAAGCGAAATCTCAAAACTGCGTCAGCGGATTGCTTTCGCGAAAGGCGATTACAATTCGGCGCTTTCTTTTAAGGACGATTCTCCGTCCGGAATTTACAATCGGGCGATTATTTTGTATAGAAATAAAGATTATTCGCAGGCGCTTAACGAATCGATAATCGCCGCCGATTTATTTTTTGGAAATGAAAAAATAGAAATGGTTCGCATCGCGGCTAATTCCGCCGCCGCCATAAAAAACTGGTCTGTTGCGCTTCGGTGGTTTTCGCTTTTAAATAAACTTGATCCAACAGCGCAAAATGCGCTTAATACGGCGATTGCCGCTTACAACGAAAACAACATAACGCTCACCAAAGAATTTTATTTATCTGCGAAAGAACAGGATTCTTTAATTTTGAACAAGGATATTGAAGCGCGTTTGGAATACGAAGAACGTCTTAAAGAGTCGCAGGAAACGATGGAGATAGTGTTTTCTATCGCCGATTCTCTATACAACAGCGCATTAAATTTTCATTTGAGCGGCGATACTGAAAACGCGGTGAAATTATATGAAGAGTTACTGAAATTCGATAAAAATTATTACCGTGCTTGGAATAATCTTGGTGCGATTTACGGCGAACAGGGTGAATTTGAAAAGGCGATTGATTCATACGAAAATGCTGTCGGCAAACGAGCGGATATTGTAGATGGATATGTAAATCTGGTAAATATTTATTCGGCGATTGACGACATAGATAATGCGAAAAAATGGCTTCGTAAGGGTTTGAAAGTCGCTCCAAAAGATCAAAATTTGCTGTTTTTCAAAAAGCAATTAGGGGAGTGATTGGCTTGTTGAAAATAGTTTTGCGTTTACTCGCAGCAATAAATTATATTTTAGACAAGAAAACAATCCGGTTTTGCCGGAGCTAAAAGGAAATTGCATGACAGATAAAGCATACGAAACAGTCATACAAACCCACCTTATAAAACGGCGCGAAGTCGCTTCACAAGCGGAATTCGTGGGGGGGGGGGCAAATCTTCTATGATGGTTTCTTTCCTGTTTATGCGCAAATTAAAGGCGTTTCATGCAAAGTTTTTCAGCAATCACGCCGAGCATTAACTGATAGTTTTGAACATCACCTCAAATATTTCATAGAATATATAGAATTTTGCAAAATTACAATAAAAACTCATTACGGTGAAGTTTTACAAATTGATAATGCTTTGTCGGTACAGACTCTATACTTTCGGAACCTTTTGGGATTGATATTCCAAGTGATTTTATGCTTGCGGAAATTTCCTCGATATAGTTGTCGCGTGATTTATGCTTATGAGACTCTATACAATCGTTTACACTACGAAAAATATAATAAAAGGCGTTTAACCAAAAATAAGAGAAATTAAACGAAAGAAAAAGTAATGGATTTCAGAAACATTTTATCAAAAGGAGTTTTTATGAAACGGGTTTCATTTACATGGTTTATCAAGTGTCTGGTAAGTGTGTCGGCAGTATGTGCGGCGGTGTTCGTCGCCGGATGCAGCAAAGGTGAAGAATCAGGCAATCGCAGGCCTACGAATCCGGATTCGCTTATTATTTTGGGCAATTCGGCTTTGAGGAATGAGAAGTATGACGAAGCGGTTGAGTATTATGAAGCGGCTTTTGAAGCAGATAATAATCATACGAAAGCTATTATTTATTCAACTATAGCGAAAATTGCAAAAATTAGCGTTGATCGAAAAGTTGTAGATTTGTTCAAAAACCGCTTTGGGTTTACAAATTATCCGAATCGCCTCAACGCTTTACTGAGTGACGATTGGCTTACTAAATATCCCGAAGAGTATATTTTGTGGTCATATCGCGATGAAGAAATAGGCAAATGGGTTTATTGGCATGATGAGTGGTATGTTAACAGCGGTTACTATCCGGACATTCAAAAAATTGGATACTATTACCAAGAATATGATTACAATAGTTATAATTATTTGTATTTTTTTGTTTCGGATAGCCCGATTTATGAGAAAGGCAGCGAATATTTACTTCCGGGATTAACTGTTCCAAATTGGATAAAAGGCGGAAGTGATTCTTGGTATAATGAAACGCTTATGTCCACCGATAAGGCGCATAGTTTTGAAACATGGTGTTTGCTTTTATTTGCAAATGCGGTTGATAAGAATACGGCGGGATTGAATACCGTTTTAGACGAACTTATTTCATCTGTTTTCGGCGGTTCTTTCGTTGATGCCTGCAATAGAATAAAAAGGTTGGAGAATAATAAAACCGCAGCGATAACTCTTGACAGAGATTTTATAGAGGCGTTATATCTGGATGAAATTATTGATGAATATGATTTAATCGGTTGGGCGGAAGTTAATGCGATTACTTCTTGTATGGTTGGCGTAAAAGCGTGTTTGGAATGGATGGCGGCATATGATTGGGATACGGATTTGAATTTTTTGAAATACGCTTGGAAATCCGATGAAAATGATTTTTACGAACACATAAAAACAATTGATTCAAGAAATTTGCCGTTTAATAATAATTTCTTGAACGCAAGACCGGGTAAAATGGGTGTTGCTAAAGCGAGTTTTGTTACAGCTATTCAAGGGATTAAAGCGTCTTACGATGCGATTATCACGAGTAATTTGTATCCGACAGAAGTAAAAAATGCTTATC of Chitinispirillales bacterium contains these proteins:
- a CDS encoding tetratricopeptide repeat protein; this encodes MKKVLFLSFLLSIAAFSENFTIDFTRIDPLASAVLRGVEEAFSINEKGLNALEKGDFEEAEECFLRAADMLPIYSDAKNNLGVLYYRTQREEEAQKIWKQVVQKDHEYATAWYNLGLYTVNSGDFAKAGEYFLRAAKEQPDFWRAKIQIARINLVNNKKNEAKKLAAAAYAKAPNVEEIWSLYSYVLAQTGEAAKAIKILEKKVPSAAAVKMLGEIYAVSGDYVKAKTYFESLKINYSPLRDYYESLAAVYNELKMYKKTEELFKEAENMGDKISLSFWISYTWALHEQGQKDRAISILMQKSVQNPDDKDLKAKLIYVLINDKKFDDAKAVLDEMEKADDKNFSIQYLKGFAALNISQYEESKKSLETALKISPNDNAAKGLLAFVLVNLGDTKTAEKLWRESVKSDTLNNQSFINLAVLYEKKNMCDSALIYYKKALKIAENAGVRVSIGNIFLEKKQYDSAIVNYALAHDSSDWRTKALAGEYFAAIGLKDTNFADKVAAFISTSDTGDYVIRVLSDYAYRKGDFEQSEKLSRSISSPIAEDYIRLGWTYLELKNTRSAEIAADSAKFLKANESEISKLRQRIAFAKGDYNSALSFKDDSPSGIYNRAIILYRNKDYSQALNESIIAADLFFGNEKIEMVRIAANSAAAIKNWSVALRWFSLLNKLDPTAQNALNTAIAAYNENNITLTKEFYLSAKEQDSLILNKDIEARLEYEERLKESQETMEIVFSIADSLYNSALNFHLSGDTENAVKLYEELLKFDKNYYRAWNNLGAIYGEQGEFEKAIDSYENAVGKRADIVDGYVNLVNIYSAIDDIDNAKKWLRKGLKVAPKDQNLLFFKKQLGE